A stretch of Monomorium pharaonis isolate MP-MQ-018 chromosome 7, ASM1337386v2, whole genome shotgun sequence DNA encodes these proteins:
- the LOC118646564 gene encoding uncharacterized protein LOC118646564, giving the protein MGSSELEPTIDIFKIQWRMPHVLLNEIHKLSMLRTLESGRYLSMAFRSWDLYEFPLLQQTTKHSWAIKTATQLEKPRYVIFALQTGRKNIVSEDPSRFDHCKLTNVKLYLNSECYPYDDMNLDFDKNKWAILYDMYARFCKGYYGYEYLEPNLTTSPFLLNGPFVIIDCSRQNESIKSATVDVRIEFECKENVSMNTTAYCLIIHDCVIQYKPLTNVVRKIT; this is encoded by the coding sequence ATGGGAAGTTCGGAGTTGGAACCCACGATTGATATATTCAAGATACAATGGCGCATGCCTCACGTACTGCTGAACGAGATACATAAGTTGTCGATGCTGCGTACTCTGGAGAGCGGACGGTACCTGAGCATGGCTTTTCGTTCGTGGGATCTGTACGAGTTTCCACTATTGCAGCAAACAACTAAGCATTCGTGGGCCATCAAGACCGCTACTCAGCTCGAGAAGCCACGATATGTTATCTTTGCTCTGCAGACGGGTCGAAAGAACATTGTGTCCGAGGATCCAAGCCGATTCGATCATTGCAAATTGACAAACGTGAAACTGTATCTGAACTCGGAATGTTATCCATACGACGATATGAACttggatttcgataaaaataaatgggcGATTCTGTACGACATGTACGCGCGTTTCTGCAAGGGTTATTATGGATACGAGTATCTCGAGCCGAACCTCACCACTTCACCTTTTCTACTTAACGGTCCGTTCGTAATCATCGATTGCTCTCGACAGAACGAATCGATCAAGAGCGCAACCGTGGACGTGCGCATAGAATTTGAGTGCAAAGAGAATGTGTCGATGAATACCACCGCGTACTGCCTCATCATACACGATTGTGTGATACAGTACAAGCCGTTGACAAACGTTGTGCGCAAAATCACCTAA
- the LOC118646565 gene encoding uncharacterized protein LOC118646565, protein MTHFVFKNKKTQTKECRCNAREASRVYAERFPNRAHPHPQLFTRLHQRLRTQNRLTPEGSEGRPHEVTNIAAEEDILEQVEDDPTTSCRALEKAIGVSKSTINRIIRSNLFHPYHYTPVHKLHPGDAELRTQFCREFLALVYQHENFLINILWTDESLFTREGLFNQHNLHYYADENPFVTRVRNFQHRWKVNVWGGIVGNQILIYQLPDVLRGEQYATFLEEALPDLLDDVPLAARPRWFQQDGAPPHNIRRVREYLNAQFPGRWFGAGGPLRWPPRSPDLSPLDFFLWGYLKEKVYAKQPENVEEVVARLHAAVATVDAEMLLHVRNEAVRRAHACLEANGEQFEHTP, encoded by the exons ATGACTCATTTtgtctttaaaaacaaaaaaactcaGACAAAAGAATGTCGATGTAACGCGAGAGAAGCCTCGCGAGTGTACGCGGAACGTTTCCCGAATCGGGCTCACCCGCATCCGCAGTTATTCACGCGTTTGCATCAACGCCTTAGAACACAGAATCGATTGACACCAGAAGGATCTGAGGGAAGGCCGCATGAAGTGACAAATATTGCCGCTGAAGAAGATATTTTAGAACAAGTGGAGGACGATCCGACAACGAGCTGTCGAGCACTTGAAAAAGCAATCGGCGTCTCGAAATCGACAATAAATCGGATAATCCGTTCTAATCTTTTCCATCCGTATCATTATACACCGGTCCATAAGCTTCATCCAGGGGATGCAGAATTGCGTACACAGTTCTGTCGAGAGTTTCTGGCCTTGGTGTATCAGCATGAAAATTTCTTGATCAATATCTTGTGGACAGACGAAAGCCTGTTCACAAGAGAAGGTCTTTTTAACCAGcataatttgcattattatgcTGACGAAAATCCCTTCGTAACAAGGGTAAGAAATTTTCAGCATCGCTGGAAAGTGAACGTATGGGGAGGAATTGTCGGAAATCAGATTCTTATTTATCAGCTTCCGGATGTCCTTAGG GGTGAACAATACGCTACATTCCTCGAGGAGGCGCTTCCAGATTTGTTGGACGACGTCCCTCTTGCAGCTCGACCTCGTTGGTTCCAGCAAGATGGAGCACCACCGCATAATATTCGGCGTGTAAGAGAGTATCTTAACGCTCAGTTTCCTGGACGTTGGTTTGGTGCTGGCGGTCCGCTCCGCTGGCCTCCACG ttctcCTGATCTTTCACCCTTAGACTTCTTCCTTTGGGGTTAcctaaaagaaaaagtttatgCGAAGCAGCCAGAAAACGTGGAGGAAGTGGTTGCTCGATTGCATGCTGCAGTAGCAACGGTGGATGCCGAAATGCTTCTTCATGTAAGGAACGAAGCCGTCCGGAGAGCTCATGCTTGCCTAGAAGCCAACGGGGAACAATTTGAGCACACCCCCTAA
- the LOC118646566 gene encoding uncharacterized protein LOC118646566 translates to MFDEIRYELDGVKINRNRNIEITSSLKNYVTMSSDRIMIASNADWDPWNSPNGYFNFCVPLNMLLRFCKDYRRVVINARHELIVSRCCVLWKAGDTSAWLFTRGILYEFPLLQRTTKHLWAIKAATQLEKPRYVVFALQADRKNVMLEDTSRFDHCKLTNVKLYLNSECYPYDDMNLDFDKNRWSIIYDTYVRFCKNYYGYDYLEPNQTVANFWQKDPFVIIDCSRQNKSIKSATVDMRIEFECKENVPASTTAYCLIIHDRVVQYNPLTNVVRKITLVAMALF, encoded by the coding sequence ATGTTCGACGAGATTCGATACGAGCTCGACGGTGTGAAGATTAATCGCAACAGAAACATCGAAATAACCAGCTCGCTCAAGAATTACGTAACTATGTCAAGTGACAGAATTATGATCGCAAGTAACGCGGACTGGGATCCATGGAATTCTCCAAatggatactttaatttttgtgtaccGCTCAACATGCTGCTGAGATTTTGCAAAGATTACAGACGCGTTGTGATTAACGCTCGTCACGAGTTGATCGTGTCACGATGCTGCGTGCTCTGGAAAGCGGGCGATACCTCAGCATGGCTTTTCACTCGTGGGATCTTGTACGAGTTTCCGCTGTTGCAGCGCACGACTAAACATTTGTGGGCCATCAAGGCTGCTACTCAGCTCGAGAAGCCGCGGTACGTCGTCTTCGCTCTGCAAGCTGATCGGAAGAACGTCATGCTCGAGGATACGAGCCGATTCGATCATTGCAAACTGACCAACGTAAAACTGTATCTAAATTCGGAATGTTATCCATACGACGATATGAATCTagatttcgataaaaacagATGGTCGATTATCTACGACACGTACGTACgtttctgtaaaaattattacgggTACGATTATCTCGAGCCGAATCAAACTGTCGCGAATTTTTGGCAAAAAGATCCGTTCGTAATTATCGATTGCTCTCGACAAAATAAATCGATCAAGAGTGCAACCGTGGACATGCGCATAGAATTCGAGTGTAAGGAGAACGTGCCCGCAAGTACCACCGCGTACTGCCTCATCATACACGATCGCGTGGTTCAGTACAATCCATTAACCAATGTTGTGCGCAAAATTACCTTAGTCGCAATGGCACTCTTTTaa
- the LOC118646567 gene encoding serine/arginine repetitive matrix protein 1-like: protein MGDRKERERELFGSPISSSSDDERDEGTAWKRRPKEPTPPPPPPRERRVPRRGTSIQRSDADQRRKASFLAQLPPPPPRGRRTRRRPPEGYAVKAPPAPRPTTARATSRRAAQAARGRYAATNRATAGATDRATHCGAPGATDRAADRVASDAAHHAATSTGAPRLPHGPARTAPPERNQPGTAGGVHPPGARGLTEREGGGGAIPRRRGTP, encoded by the coding sequence CCGCAAAGAGCGCGAACGAGAGCTCTTCGGGAGCCCCATCTCGAGCTCGAGCGACGACGAAAGGGACGAGGGCACGGCGTGGAAGAGGCGGCCGAAGGAGCCCacaccgccaccaccaccacctaGGGAGCGGAGGGTGCCTCGTCGGGGGACCTCCATCCAGCGGTCCGACGCCGACCAACGGAGAAAAGCGAGTTTCCTCGCTCAACTCCCCCCACCACCACCCAGGGGACGCCGGACTCGGAGGAGGCCCCCCGAGGGGTACGCCGTCAAGGCTCCCCCCGCGCCCCGCCCCACCACCGCCCGCGCCACCTCACGCCGCGCCGCCCAGGCCGCTCGCGGCCGTTACGCCGCGACTAATCGCGCCACCGCCGGCGCCACCGACCGCGCCACCCATTGCGGCGCCCCCGGCGCTACCGACCGCGCCGCCGATCGCGTCGCCTCCGACGCCGCCCACCACGCCGCCACCAGCACCGGCGCACCACGGCTACCGCACGGTCCGGCCCGCACCGCCCCTCCCGAACGGAACCAGCCCGGCACCGCCGGCGGGGTACACCCCCCCGGTGCGCGTGGCCTTACCGAACGGGAGGGTGGTGGCGGTGCCATTCCACGCCGCCGTGGTACGCCGTAA